In Heterodontus francisci isolate sHetFra1 chromosome 46, sHetFra1.hap1, whole genome shotgun sequence, a single window of DNA contains:
- the LOC137356814 gene encoding zinc finger protein ZFP2-like: MEKPWKCEDCGKAFISPSQLESHRRTHTGERPFTCFMCGKGFTQLSNLTEHQLVHTDKRLFPCSDCEKRFKSKRNLLTHQRVHTGERPFTCSACGKRFTQTSSLSTHQRVHTGERPFTCSVCGKGFTQSSHLAEHLLVHSDKRPFQCSDCEKSFKSTNDLMKHQRTHNGERPFTCSVCGKSFTRSSTLLTHQQAHTGERPFSCPVCGKGFGQSFQLMRHRLAHTDKRPFKCSDCEKSFKSTNDLMKHQHTHSGERPFTCLECGKGFARSSHLLRHQQVHK, from the coding sequence atggagaaaccgtggaaatgtgaggACTGTGGGAAGGCGTTCATTTCCCCATCCCAGCTGGAATCTCATCGACGCACTCACACAGGGGAAAGACCATTCACGTGCTtcatgtgtgggaaaggattcactcagttatccaaccTTACTGAACACCAACTTGTCCACACTGATAAGAGACTCTTTCCATGTTCagactgtgagaagagatttaaaagcaaAAGgaatctgctgacacaccagcgagttcacactggggagaggccattcacctgctccgcgtgtgggaagagattcactcagacatccaGCCTCtccacacaccagcgagttcacactggggagaggccgttcacctgctctgtgtgtgggaagggattcactcagtcatcccacctcgcTGAGCACCTACTTGTTCACTCGGataagagaccttttcaatgttctgactgtgagaagagctttaaaagcacaaATGATCTGATGAAACACCAACGCACGCACaacggggagaggccattcacctgctccgtgtgtgggaagagtttcactcgttcatccaccctgctgacacaccagcaggctcacactggggagaggccattcagttGTCctgtatgtgggaagggattcggtcAGTCATTCCAGCTGATGAGACACAGACTTGCTCACACTGATAAGAGaccatttaaatgttctgactgtgagaagagctttaaaagcacaaATGATCTgatgaaacaccaacacactcactctggggaaAGGCCATTTACCTGcctcgagtgtgggaagggatttgctcgtTCATctcacctgctgagacaccagcaagttcacaagtga